The window TTTGTTGTCATATCCTCTCGAGGCCTTGTTCGAAGAGACTCAACTTCCCTATTCAGCCAACAACAGCAATGGTTTACTAATAGCTAATAGTCAACACCCTCCCTGACTCACAGGCCCTGTCTGTGCAGTGTCCACGGCCTTGTCCATCCCGACGCCCCGGTCAACCACAACTTACAACTTCGCTGTTGAACTCACCTGCGGCCGGCGTGTCAGTGCAATTCGTCCGCCTGGATAGCCAGGGGGTTCCTGTCGGCACGTCCCCCCGCCACAGCTCCGGTTCCGCGACCTTCTCCTGTTTAACGAAAACACGACAAAGCGAGACCGGGACAGGAACCGACGAATGGGTCGAGCAGTTAGATCAGCAAACAAACGTCCTGCAATCGGCGATCTAGCTAGCTAAGTTAACAGCTAGCTAAGTTAGCTTATTTTAGCCAAATGTAACTATTAGCATTAGCGCTGACagtgttcttatttttgttaGCCTAGCCAAATAACTCGATTACTTCGGTCAAACATGCGGACGTGCTGCAACAATTATCGACGAATTCAAGCAACTTTCTAAGTAACAGTTTTCATTCTGAAACAAAATACTATGTGGCTAATTTATCCGGGCGCAGCGACAGGGGAGCATCCAAGAAGAACAGCCTGCATTTCCTATTGACAGCTACGTGCGTGTTCTCGTCAATGTTGTCGGGCACGCACACGTAGAGGAGCCTCCCTTTCTAATACTGTGCCACTAATCATTGAAACGACCTTTTTGCACCAGTAGATGGCGCAATCGGTTAAATTACAATACTTTTACTGACCTTCAGATTTGCAACGACCAGATATTATGcatgcattaaaacacacacacacacacacagcattataCGGCCCTTTATCAACATTACATTGCAGGTGTATATTTAGTTTCTATTTAGTTTAATAGGGTGTTTCCCAGGAATTTGGTTAAAGACTATGAGTCATTCTCTGCTTTCATTTTCTGGCTGGAAAAGTCAATATTGTGAGGATTGCTATGGGAACCTCAGAAATGGGGGACACCCAGGCAAGTTAAGAAGTCTGAGGGAACTCCCTTACGTAGTCTTCgtcatacaaataaataaatgttatcCTTCTGGTTCACAGGGTACGACGACAAGTTTCCACATGTTTAAGGGAGCGGTGAAGGACTCTACCgcactgtatgtaaataaagTTCACCGTTTCCATGGTGGAGAGGACCATGTGGAAAAATGAAGGACTTAAACAAAAACAGTGGTAAAAAACTATGCGTCAGGTCTCTAGGCAGGGTTTTGCTGTGAATCATAATAGAATCTGTTAATTAAAAACAAGAGACTCTCCTTATACTCAGACACAACAAGAAAGCAGTGTAGcatatattaaattattttttattcaaaatgacacagaataattaaaaaaaataaacacgaCACACACTTTATATAACATATAAGAAAAAAGCCTGTaaattgtttttacatttgttattaTTGGTGTAAAATGGAATCTTTGAAGCTTATACAAggacaaaataataaatcagtGTTACACTATTTTGATATTGCATTTCCCCTTAGGTCCTCACTTCCCTTCATCTCAAGTGTAGACtgccatttttaaatgtaagacCTATCGTAAATGCTGGCACAACGGAAACATATAAACATTTcggataaaaaaagaagaatactGCTTGTTCACATGCAGGATGTGTGAGGTCCTGCTTatatctgcagcagcttctAATGAATGTTACTACAGTTGAGGTCATGTTAGGAGTTTTTGGGTTTATCTAAAGGGAAAGTCTCAATCCAGTTCTTTGTGCGTGTCAGACACTGATCCCAGGTATACAGGGGGCGGTACTGGAAATAACGCTCAGCTTTGTCTGTGCTCACTGTGAAGGTGGTACTGGCTACCGCCAAAGTGTAACGGTTCAGCAGTGGTGTGTAGTTATAAATGGGTCTCAGGATCCAGTGCAGCACGTCATTAACCATGGCCAGAAACCAGAGCATGAGCCAGGGTATCCGAGCCCTGCGGAAGTTGAATGCTGAGAGCAGAATCATGTTGAAATCCTCGTAGCTTTTGTAGGGTGAGTCATCATAGCAGAAGAACGCTTCACCTCCGACTTTCTGAGGGCGCTCCCTCAGGGCTCTGGCTGCAAGGACATGCATCCATGCAACGTTGCCTAGGAAACAAAACAACTGGATGAATAATCATTCACTTTTCATAATCTAAGATACATGTAGTATCTATgtatgtttgttgttgtatCTTTGTCaaaattatatatttgtatCAACTATTAAATGTTCTTAAGTTAAAGTCAAAAGGTTAAGTAAAAATGTTGCTCACACTTGTGCAAGTGTGCTCTTCTCATTATTCATTTTTACTGCACATTGATCTATCATCATAGTTAGTCTGTATAATTTTAGATCTCTTTTTTCTAATAACAACATGTGTTACAGATACTACAGTTGTAATAACAAACATAAGATTTTTCAGATTGCATTGTGTCTTTTGATGCTACAGTACAAACTTCCTGTGAAAGAGGAAGCATCTGTATGACAGTAGTACTTCTTTTTTTAGGCTTGTTTCTAAGCAACCTACTGCAGTGCAGTTTACTCACATTTGCTGTGAGTTAAAAATAGACAAGTTGGGACCAAAAgaaattattatttgtttttacctGCATAGACACGCCCATGCTCAATGTGATCCGGGATGCCACCGACTGCCAAGCCTCCCCTTTGGAGAACCATCTTGTAGAAGTCTTTAATTAGCTCATGCCCCTCGCCATAGATCCCAGTCGGTCTCAGCGAGCATGTGTGCAAACACTTTCCACCCTTCACCTGTACAGGAAACAAAACCAACAGTTAGGaggcagaaacaaacaaaaaccacagAAATGGGTCAAAGGAAACATTTGGTGGATTTTGACTGCAAGGAGGGGGAGTGATACCACAGCAAGACCACAAGGGGGATTAAGTAATCCTAGGCACAAGAAATCCCCCCCACCGgtccataatgtgtttttaaaggataTAATTTAACCAAGCTATGACAACTATTGACACTGTTTTCACATTGTGTTGCCCAGagtgattacattttatgaTTATTTCATCATTACTTCTCcagctctcagtgtgtgtccaaACGTGTTTTTAGGAGAGCTGTAATATTCCTGTTTTTTAGGATaatactgtacatgtgtttttaaaatgcattgttTAACACAACTTACCTTGATGCCATTAGCTTCAAGCACCATTTTCTCTGCCTTTGCTTTGCTAGTTGGATAGGCCATGGTGTGTTTCACCAGATAGGGTGTGTCTTCATTGCCcctgcacagacaaaaaaaagcccAACATTCAGAGAAGCACCCATGAGAATACAAAGAGATGTTTTCTTGAACCTGCCACATAAATGAGAGGAATGTGTTTGCATGAGGAAAAAGGGGACAGCTCAGACAGGAAACTTGCACAAGAGAAGACAGACTGACAGGGTTATAAAGGAGATGTGGTAaaactgatgatgtttttgttgcataCAGTCGTAGGATTTTATCTGAACTTGTCTGTATTTGCAGTACTTGATTAGAAACATCCTTCAAGCACAGGCAAAGGTTCATTCCTACTGTGTGACTTCATGGAGTTCAAATGTGCAAGCACTAAAATGCAAATGGAAAGAACGTGTCTCTGCCTAAAAGGACGCATACACACCTGGAGATGTGGAGTCAATATTTTGAAAGAAATGATCTAAATgggctgctgctgttattgtcTAAATCAGGCAGAGTTGTGAGTCTATACACTGTGTGCTTTATCTGACTCATGGTTTATGTTTCATAACTGACACTGAGCAGCAGGTTTTACGGTATGATGTGGCAGCTTGTCCAGACTGGCCACAGACATGTCACTGTTTGGCACCAGCACCATTACATAACATGCATCTGATGCACAGTTTTATGCAAAAGAGGAAAACATCACATCAGCGGAGCCAGATATGATACCGGAGAGAACTGTTTTTTATCTTAAAGGCTCCACCGGTGTGCTGAACACTGTGTTTTAAACCTCAATCCTATCTTTTTTGACCATGCGTCATATTACATtccagaacagaaaaacaaatatgtagGCGTGGAGAGGAAAACACTTGGAATTGCACACTGGGTCTCTTGGACAGCACGGAAATCTTAATACAACTGTACAGAGTTCAGCAGCAAGTAAAGGCACGGTTCACTTCACCTCTTAAAGTGGTCTCCGTTCATGTTGGGACCAATCACTTCCATGCTGCTGGTATAAATCAGGCACTCGATTCCACACTCCACACAGGCATTGATCACATTTTCTGTTCCTGtgggaaaagaaaacattattattatttgtataaCGTGGCTTGGTTTGGCTAGATCTAACCAGATCCTGTTAGGAAACACAAAGTATTCACTCCAAAGCCAAATGACCGAGAGCAAGATTCAGTTAGTCAATAACTCGAGTCAAAATGATCTGCTAAACTcaaatttaaaagtaaaaattacatttacaatATAATTGGATTCATAAAGACTTTAAACCAGACAATGTCTGGATTGCATTCCAAGCATTTGATATCTttaccacacagcagcagcagtgagaacACAAATGGCGGATGACGTGCGCAGAGAGACAGATGTGTGTATCACATGTGCATGGAGTCTGCTGCCATCTACATCAAGGGAGTGACCTCAAAGGCTAAATATTTGAATAGTTCAACTATTAAATCCGCCTTGCAGGTTTGCTTAAAACCAGATCTTTCACTTTCCTAGATGATATTAAAAACAACTGCCTTCCACATGACTGAATTACTTCTGCTCACTGGCATGACGTACTGGGACAACGGATAGAACATAGCCATCATTAATGAGATTTATtccagctgttgtttttttttttctgctggtcTGGTAAAACAGATGCTGCATGTGGTCTCAAACGTGGTtcaaatatttattgataaGGCCAGAAAAAACAGAACTGTGGATGACATCTAAAAACAACATACAGAGTGGAGATGAGATgagaaaaatggagaaaaagGAGTTAACAGCAATCTGAAAAATGTTTATGTTGACCTGAAAACCGACACAGGCGAAATCATTGCATTGTTGCAATACTTTTCGGAGCAGTCTCTGAATTATTGGACTAACTTGAACCATGTAGAGTTAGAAGAATTCCACCTCTGGCATCTAAAACATTAATTATATCCAGACAGATAAAAAGTCAAATATTCATTCAATGCAAGAAACTCTAAGAGATCTTTTGTACTCTCTGCCTGGAGACaggcaaacacaaacaccaacTCAACCTTCTGATGACAAAGGTATCTTTTGTCTGATAGTAACCCAAACCTCACCAGAGACATGCAGCCTTTACCAGAGACGGGGAGGAAATGTGTCATCCTTTATCTATTATGTCTATCATTGATTCTGACATGCTGCCGTGTGACTTACATCTCATGACTGCAGATATTTTAGGAATTCAGACACATATGCTGCAGTCATTCCtggacacactcacaccagAATAAGGTAGTGATGTTTTCTATTTTATAAAGAGTCAACAGTGTACAGTGCAGTGTATTAAATGCTGGGTAAAGCTAATTCCTGTGTGCCATAGAGCTCCTTTGTTTAGTACACTGCATTCAGTGTGTTCCTTTGATGGCACATTTTTGAGTCTTTCCCACACGCACCTCAGTTACAGCGAATACTCACTGAACTGTATGATGGAACTAAAATTTTAAAGGCCTAGTTTGACTGGAACATAGGCACAACCACAAGAAAGCCCTACACTGATACAGCATTTACAGAGGTAACCTGAAACAAGTCTTCAGATGTCTGTATGGAGTTACACCCACAGTGAGTGGCAGCAATACGC of the Parambassis ranga chromosome 8, fParRan2.1, whole genome shotgun sequence genome contains:
- the hsd3b7 gene encoding 3 beta-hydroxysteroid dehydrogenase type 7; the protein is MSANQPGLVYLITGGCGFLGKHLLRILLEKDEQLQEIRVFDKHVDPSLNGLSTERTKVAVIQGDITDYSSVLEASRGVDVVIHTASLVDVWYKVPETLIYAVNVAGTENVINACVECGIECLIYTSSMEVIGPNMNGDHFKRGNEDTPYLVKHTMAYPTSKAKAEKMVLEANGIKVKGGKCLHTCSLRPTGIYGEGHELIKDFYKMVLQRGGLAVGGIPDHIEHGRVYAGNVAWMHVLAARALRERPQKVGGEAFFCYDDSPYKSYEDFNMILLSAFNFRRARIPWLMLWFLAMVNDVLHWILRPIYNYTPLLNRYTLAVASTTFTVSTDKAERYFQYRPLYTWDQCLTRTKNWIETFPLDKPKNS